A single window of Marinobacter sp. LA51 DNA harbors:
- the guaB gene encoding IMP dehydrogenase → MLRIAEEALTFDDVLLVPGYSEVLPHEVSLQTQLTKGITLNIPLLSSAMDTVTDAELAIAMAQEGGIGIMHKNMTVEQQAAAVRKVKKFESGVVKDPITVAPDTTVRELVDITTANSISGLPVVDGNDLIGIVTGRDIRFESRMDTPVRDIMTPKDKLVTVKEGASLDDVKELLHRHRIEKVLVVNDNFELRGLITVKDIQKAKDYPLACKDDQGRLRAGAAVSTGGDTEARISALAEAGVDVIVIDTAHGHSRGVLERVRWAKQNFPEVQIIGGNIATSEAAIALADAGADAVKVGIGPGSICTTRIVAGIGVPQISAVSNVAAALKDRGVPLIADGGIRFSGDIAKAIAAGAHSVMIGSLLAGTDEAPGEVELFQGRSYKAYRGMGSIGAMGQGSSDRYFQDASKGIEKLVPEGIEGRVACKGPMRNIVHQLVGGLRASMGYTGSATMEEMRTKPEFVRITNAGMRESHVHDVTITKEAPNYRIG, encoded by the coding sequence CCCTCACATTTGATGATGTTTTGCTGGTCCCCGGATATTCCGAAGTTCTACCTCACGAAGTCAGCCTGCAAACGCAGTTGACCAAGGGGATTACCCTCAATATCCCGCTGCTGTCGTCTGCTATGGACACAGTGACTGATGCCGAGCTGGCTATTGCCATGGCTCAGGAAGGCGGTATTGGCATCATGCACAAGAATATGACGGTTGAACAGCAGGCAGCTGCAGTCCGCAAGGTGAAGAAGTTTGAGAGCGGCGTGGTTAAGGATCCGATCACCGTTGCCCCGGATACCACTGTGCGGGAATTGGTGGATATTACAACGGCAAATAGCATTTCCGGTTTGCCAGTGGTTGATGGCAACGATCTGATTGGAATTGTGACCGGTCGCGACATTCGTTTCGAAAGCCGTATGGATACTCCGGTTCGGGACATCATGACGCCCAAGGATAAGCTGGTAACGGTGAAAGAGGGTGCCAGCCTGGATGACGTTAAAGAGCTGCTTCACCGTCATCGCATCGAGAAGGTGTTGGTTGTTAATGACAACTTTGAACTGCGCGGCCTGATTACCGTCAAGGATATCCAGAAGGCGAAGGACTATCCGCTGGCATGCAAGGACGATCAAGGTCGTCTGCGTGCCGGGGCAGCGGTGAGCACCGGCGGTGATACCGAAGCCCGTATTTCGGCCCTTGCCGAGGCCGGCGTGGACGTCATTGTTATCGATACCGCACATGGTCACTCGCGGGGTGTTCTTGAGCGGGTTCGCTGGGCCAAACAGAATTTCCCGGAAGTGCAGATAATTGGCGGCAATATTGCCACTTCCGAGGCCGCGATTGCCTTGGCGGACGCAGGTGCGGATGCGGTCAAGGTGGGTATCGGCCCCGGCTCCATTTGTACAACCAGAATCGTGGCTGGTATTGGTGTGCCCCAGATCTCAGCCGTTTCCAATGTGGCGGCAGCGCTGAAAGACAGAGGTGTTCCGCTGATCGCTGACGGTGGCATCCGGTTCTCAGGTGATATTGCCAAAGCCATCGCAGCCGGCGCCCACAGCGTAATGATCGGCAGCCTGCTTGCCGGCACCGACGAAGCGCCGGGCGAGGTCGAGTTGTTCCAGGGCCGTAGTTATAAGGCCTATCGCGGCATGGGTTCCATCGGTGCTATGGGGCAGGGCTCCAGTGACCGGTACTTCCAGGACGCCAGCAAGGGTATTGAGAAGCTGGTTCCGGAAGGCATCGAAGGCCGTGTGGCCTGCAAAGGCCCGATGCGCAATATCGTGCATCAGCTTGTCGGCGGCCTGCGCGCCTCCATGGGTTACACCGGCAGTGCCACCATGGAAGAGATGCGCACCAAACCGGAGTTTGTACGCATCACCAACGCCGGCATGCGGGAGAGTCACGTGCACGATGTGACCATCACCAAAGAAGCGCCCAACTACCGTATCGGTTGA
- the guaA gene encoding glutamine-hydrolyzing GMP synthase, producing the protein MAQNIHDHRILILDFGSQYTQLIARRVREIGVYCEIKAFDITDEELDDFNPKGIILAGGPESVTQLGGPRAPEGLFERGIPVLGICYGMQTMAEQLGGRVASSEKREFGYAQVKVRAAGPLLQDITDHLTGTGDSLLDVWMSHGDKVVAMPEGFELLASTESAPIAAMQDLERNLYGVQFHPEVTHTLQGKRILEHFVHNISGCEALWTPAKIVDDAVRQIREQVGNDKVLLGLSGGVDSSVTAALLHKAIGTQLTCVFVDNGLLRLHEGDQVMDMFASNMGVKVIRVDAEDLFLSKLKGVDDPEQKRKVIGNTFIDVFDEEATTIKDVNWLAQGTIYPDVIESAASKTGKAHVIKSHHNVGGLPETMKLKLVEPLRELFKDEVRRIGLELGLPYDMVYRHPFPGPGLGVRILGEVKKEYADILRRADAIFLEELHRADLYHKTSQAFAVFLPVKSVGVVGDARRYEYVVALRAVETIDFMTARWAHLPYDLLETVSNRIINEISGVSRVTYDVSSKPPATIEWE; encoded by the coding sequence ATGGCCCAGAATATTCACGACCACCGCATCCTGATTCTCGATTTCGGTTCCCAGTACACCCAGTTGATTGCGCGTCGCGTGCGGGAGATTGGCGTTTACTGCGAAATCAAAGCGTTTGATATTACCGATGAAGAGCTGGATGACTTCAATCCCAAGGGCATCATCCTGGCTGGCGGTCCGGAATCGGTGACCCAATTGGGTGGGCCGCGTGCGCCTGAGGGTCTGTTTGAGCGGGGCATTCCGGTTTTGGGTATCTGCTATGGCATGCAGACCATGGCAGAGCAGCTTGGCGGCCGGGTAGCCAGCTCCGAGAAGCGGGAATTTGGCTACGCCCAAGTGAAAGTTCGGGCCGCCGGCCCGTTGTTGCAGGACATTACCGACCATCTGACCGGTACCGGCGACTCCCTGCTGGATGTCTGGATGAGTCACGGTGACAAAGTTGTGGCGATGCCGGAAGGCTTCGAGCTGCTGGCCTCCACCGAAAGTGCGCCGATTGCCGCGATGCAGGATCTGGAGCGAAACCTCTACGGTGTGCAGTTCCACCCGGAAGTCACCCACACCCTGCAGGGTAAGCGCATTCTGGAGCATTTTGTTCACAACATTTCTGGTTGTGAAGCGCTTTGGACACCGGCGAAGATCGTTGACGACGCAGTGCGTCAGATTCGCGAACAGGTCGGAAACGATAAAGTTCTGCTGGGCCTGTCTGGTGGTGTTGACTCCTCGGTGACTGCGGCGCTGCTGCATAAGGCCATTGGCACGCAGCTGACCTGCGTGTTCGTGGATAACGGCCTGTTGCGCCTGCACGAAGGCGACCAGGTCATGGATATGTTCGCCAGCAACATGGGCGTGAAAGTGATTCGGGTGGATGCCGAAGATCTGTTCCTGTCCAAGCTTAAGGGTGTCGATGACCCTGAGCAGAAGCGCAAGGTCATTGGCAACACCTTCATCGACGTGTTCGATGAGGAAGCGACCACCATCAAGGACGTGAACTGGCTGGCCCAGGGCACCATTTATCCCGACGTAATCGAGTCTGCAGCGTCCAAAACGGGCAAGGCCCATGTTATCAAGTCGCACCACAACGTTGGTGGTCTGCCTGAAACCATGAAGCTGAAGCTGGTTGAGCCCCTGCGCGAGTTGTTCAAGGACGAGGTTCGTCGCATCGGCCTGGAGCTTGGCCTGCCGTACGATATGGTCTACCGGCACCCGTTCCCGGGACCAGGTCTCGGTGTTCGCATCCTGGGTGAAGTGAAAAAGGAATACGCCGATATTCTGCGCCGGGCCGACGCCATCTTCCTGGAAGAATTGCACCGGGCAGACCTGTACCACAAGACCAGTCAGGCGTTTGCCGTGTTCCTGCCGGTCAAGTCGGTCGGGGTTGTCGGTGATGCCCGTCGCTACGAGTACGTCGTGGCCTTGCGTGCAGTGGAAACCATCGATTTCATGACCGCGCGTTGGGCTCACCTGCCGTATGATTTGCTGGAGACCGTCTCTAACCGCATTATCAACGAAATCTCTGGTGTTTCCCGGGTGACTTACGACGTCTCGTCCAAGCCACCTGCCACCATTGAATGGGAATAA